In Mongoliitalea daihaiensis, one DNA window encodes the following:
- the sov gene encoding T9SS outer membrane translocon Sov/SprA produces the protein MFSWNGGQAQQINSDSLRINQVDSLERIRLRILERAQQDSLAKVKIDSLEKARLDSLEQRTRIPSYLLWPTYRTNPLYPNTNPYNPNFSPFYPNPSFNQRVQVDMDSTIRYTIKDELDSGAVNQGVRYDFDEFSRIQEYKVRQDYWRSRSRGRDGNSPVGGWDLIPPMVMTPEFDRLFGGDEINIVPNGFVNLDLGGIFRRIDNPAIPIRQQQNGNFNFNQQIQMAVTGNIGEKIRLGANFDSNNSFDFQNQLKLEYVGFKEDILKSVEIGNVSMPVQNSLIQGAQNLFGVKTQMQFGNLFVTAVASTQRGRRDELVLEGGTQGRMFEIQGSQYDENRHFFLGHFFRDNYERWLRGLPQVLSGVNITRVEVYIMNRANNTETLRNFMAFMDLGEGRRIFKPDNPNIGQGNPSAPAGNDANLLFRNLANNPAFRPFDTGSGAIESNLNIIRGIDYEQVNGARMLAPSEFIFNRELGYISLNRRLQNDEVLGVSFEYTFNGQVFKVGELSEDYQSRPANEVIYLKMLRPSRINIRIPTWDLMMKNIYNLNANQIQQDGFQLQIIYRDDRTGLDNPTLLEGENVRNRPLIRLMGLDRLNPQNDPAPDGNFDFIPGITIFPDRGLIAFPVLEPLGRTLNDLFLPNEANLAEKYVFDTLYRTTLADAELVTRLDKYFIKGRLTAGSASEILLPGLNISPGSVIVSAGNIPLTEGVDYTVDYNIGRVNIINEAILQSGKRITIGFEKADLVSFQTRSMLGTRLDYMVNSKLNIGGTFLYLNERPNITRIAVGSETLRNSMWGLDANYNDESRFLTKLADALPFTNTKEKSIVQFSGEFAQLLPGTSVRVQGEPAIYIDDFETAITPFGLGSAAAQTWNLAATPKTDNDAFDLSNQTEDRLGNAYRRAKVAWYNIDNIFYREGGPGVPGNLSREDRQNHYVRRVIPQEIFQQRDRDQIIVPEPLFELAYFPHERGMYNYNPGLTTNGLLPNPRQNYGGVTRAITTEVDFDRTNIEYIEFWLLDPFIEGQNGRVLDGIFNQNNTTGGVLRFNLGEISEDIIRDGRHGFENGLPADGNPLDANTTEWGRITRNQFLLPAFDNSPEARANQDVGLDGLRNEDEAAFFRDRFINRLNVSQQALQQIIQDPSADDFRYYLDEAFDREDAKILERHKLFNGMEGNTPIGGNVNLGFTPAGSNLPNNEDLNNDNTINELEAYYEYEIDLRPGQLEVGRNYVVDKVTTAPINGQQVDWYLFRIPIRTPDRVQGDINGFKSIRFMRTYLTDFEQPVVLRMANFRLVASQWRVFQESLFERGFFEIPEPDNSNLVVGVVNIEENSQGGPNQSPYVLPPGIVRDRDNLAAVERQLNEQSLRLCVDNLQARDARAVFKNTNSLNLVQYERLRMFFHAGSQDAQDGELTAFLRLGTDYTDNYYEIEVPLLITPPGTRNPREIWPLENEIDIAISEIVGVKVARDAQRVPLNLAFTQDIRQYKVTVVGRPELSLIQASMIGIRNPGETGTASRSVCIWANELRATGFIQSSGWAANAILNAQIADVATISTSIRHSTVGFGGLETRLSQRSLADMTQYDVSANVSVEKLLPEGLNMTIPMYVSLENSIMRPEFDPLNPDVPLDLALTKFDTDAERAAYRELVLDQVRRRNIGFSNIRKNRNPEASGAPKPWDISNFSVSYAYGSIRQTNINTESYVFETYVGNVAYVYQPKPLVLEPFKNATWTGGDKFKLVRDFNVNFVPSSVAVRADFDRRFMRTQFRNDQLGTEGVDPFFQKSFFLNRTYNVNWDLTKNLRVDFSSRVLAVIDEPEGDVGRDIARDSILVNLRNFGRPTNYSHNLNANYKVPFDKIEATNWINANYRYAANYAWLTGAIGQRDTLGNVIQNTREQTLDGKLDFVKLYNKNAKYRALNAPRRPSIPGRQTVNAEDTIGTPFTRRLIKFVTMVKDVNFRYSLVEGTFLPGFMENTGLMGLDRSFLNPGLGFIFGAQNPGVRNDFADRGIMAPSPELTQQFRQNMTRNINVNVLAEPFRDFRITLEAKKRETGEYSEIFRASEAVPGQFNSLSPNRLAGYSITYSMIRTTFARDDRNNNSPIFDRFASNRFIIQDRLNTANPGGEFSANGQDVMTLAFLSAYSGRDPNTIELNPFPQIPIPNWRIDYKGLSNIPALREYFSSINLLHAYRSSYEVSNFSNSLLYQDGLELFNRVRQIPGATLTNEFGEFIPVFILNQVILTEGFSPLIQVDLLTKSRLNITMEYNTERNLGLNFSNAQITEQSSRDFGFDLGYTKAGVKIPFKIQGRQEVLKNDLQVRINTRIVDTRQIQRTLEEGSTVTNGNLNLQIKPTVSYIINQNLNIQIYFDRIVNDPRVTTAFRRSSTAFGGQLRFNLSQ, from the coding sequence TTGTTTAGTTGGAACGGAGGACAAGCCCAACAAATCAATTCTGATAGTCTGAGAATCAATCAAGTAGACTCTCTAGAAAGGATTCGGCTCAGAATACTCGAACGAGCACAGCAAGATTCTTTAGCCAAAGTTAAAATAGATTCCTTGGAAAAGGCTCGCTTAGACTCTTTAGAACAAAGGACTAGAATACCTTCATACTTACTTTGGCCTACCTACCGCACCAATCCATTGTATCCAAATACCAATCCTTACAATCCCAATTTTTCACCTTTTTACCCGAATCCATCTTTCAATCAACGGGTGCAAGTGGATATGGATTCTACAATTCGTTATACTATCAAAGATGAATTAGACAGTGGCGCAGTCAATCAGGGAGTACGCTATGATTTTGATGAGTTTTCAAGAATACAAGAATACAAAGTAAGACAAGATTATTGGAGAAGCCGATCAAGAGGAAGGGATGGCAATAGCCCGGTAGGTGGCTGGGATTTGATTCCTCCCATGGTAATGACACCGGAATTTGACAGGCTTTTTGGAGGAGATGAGATCAATATCGTACCCAATGGATTTGTAAACTTAGATCTAGGCGGTATTTTTAGAAGAATTGACAACCCAGCAATTCCTATTCGACAGCAACAAAACGGAAATTTCAATTTCAATCAACAAATCCAAATGGCCGTAACCGGCAACATTGGAGAAAAAATCCGCTTAGGTGCCAATTTCGATTCCAACAATTCCTTTGATTTTCAAAATCAACTCAAATTGGAATATGTAGGTTTTAAAGAGGATATTTTGAAATCTGTTGAAATAGGTAATGTAAGCATGCCTGTACAAAACAGCTTGATTCAAGGTGCCCAAAATCTATTTGGCGTCAAAACGCAAATGCAATTTGGAAACTTATTTGTCACGGCGGTTGCCTCCACTCAGCGTGGCAGAAGGGATGAACTAGTCCTAGAGGGTGGAACACAGGGTAGAATGTTTGAAATTCAAGGTTCTCAATACGATGAAAACAGGCACTTTTTCCTTGGTCACTTCTTTAGAGATAACTACGAACGCTGGTTGAGAGGCTTACCTCAAGTACTTTCAGGGGTAAATATCACTCGAGTGGAAGTTTACATTATGAACCGGGCCAACAATACAGAAACTCTAAGGAATTTCATGGCTTTTATGGATTTGGGGGAAGGGAGAAGAATTTTCAAACCTGACAACCCCAATATCGGACAGGGAAATCCTTCGGCGCCTGCGGGGAATGATGCAAATTTACTTTTCAGAAATCTAGCCAATAACCCAGCTTTTAGACCTTTCGACACTGGTTCAGGAGCTATTGAAAGCAACTTAAATATCATCAGAGGAATTGATTATGAACAAGTGAATGGTGCTCGAATGCTCGCACCTTCAGAGTTTATTTTTAATCGGGAATTGGGGTATATCAGTTTAAATAGAAGACTCCAGAATGACGAAGTACTTGGAGTATCCTTTGAGTATACATTCAATGGGCAAGTATTTAAAGTAGGTGAACTATCCGAGGATTATCAGAGTAGACCGGCCAATGAGGTGATTTACTTAAAAATGCTTCGCCCCTCTCGGATCAATATCCGAATCCCTACCTGGGATTTGATGATGAAAAATATCTATAACCTGAATGCCAACCAAATTCAGCAAGACGGATTTCAGCTTCAAATAATTTATCGAGATGACCGGACGGGTCTAGATAATCCTACGCTACTAGAAGGTGAAAATGTACGAAACAGGCCACTGATTCGATTGATGGGGCTAGATCGATTGAATCCTCAGAATGACCCTGCTCCTGATGGTAATTTCGACTTCATTCCTGGCATTACCATCTTTCCTGATAGAGGTTTGATTGCGTTTCCTGTGCTTGAACCGTTGGGGAGAACTCTCAATGATTTGTTTTTGCCAAATGAGGCCAACTTAGCTGAAAAATATGTCTTTGACACCCTTTATCGTACTACCTTAGCTGATGCAGAACTTGTCACACGATTGGATAAATATTTCATCAAGGGACGTTTAACAGCCGGCTCTGCTTCTGAAATTTTATTGCCAGGTTTAAATATTTCACCTGGTTCTGTTATAGTTTCGGCAGGAAATATCCCCCTGACAGAAGGTGTTGACTACACGGTTGATTACAATATAGGCCGCGTAAATATCATCAATGAAGCTATTCTCCAATCTGGAAAACGAATTACCATTGGTTTTGAAAAGGCTGACTTAGTGTCTTTCCAAACCAGAAGTATGCTTGGGACTCGATTGGATTACATGGTTAATTCCAAGTTAAATATTGGAGGTACTTTCTTATACCTTAACGAACGTCCCAATATCACAAGAATTGCCGTTGGTTCGGAAACACTCCGAAACAGCATGTGGGGCTTGGATGCTAATTACAATGATGAATCGCGCTTTTTGACAAAATTGGCTGATGCTTTACCATTTACAAATACCAAAGAGAAATCCATCGTTCAGTTTAGCGGTGAATTTGCCCAACTCTTACCGGGAACCTCTGTTCGCGTACAAGGTGAGCCAGCAATTTACATAGACGATTTTGAGACAGCAATTACCCCGTTTGGCTTAGGAAGTGCAGCCGCTCAAACATGGAATCTTGCAGCCACACCAAAAACAGACAATGACGCCTTTGACCTCAGTAACCAAACTGAAGACCGACTCGGAAATGCTTATCGGCGAGCAAAAGTGGCTTGGTACAATATTGATAATATTTTTTACAGAGAAGGGGGTCCTGGAGTTCCTGGAAACCTTTCACGAGAAGACCGCCAAAATCACTATGTGAGAAGGGTAATCCCACAAGAAATTTTCCAGCAGCGGGATCGAGATCAAATCATTGTACCAGAACCTTTATTTGAACTTGCTTATTTTCCTCATGAGCGAGGAATGTACAATTATAATCCAGGGTTGACTACAAATGGCTTGCTTCCAAATCCTAGACAAAATTACGGGGGAGTTACAAGAGCAATCACTACAGAAGTTGACTTTGATCGTACCAACATAGAGTATATTGAATTTTGGTTATTAGATCCTTTTATTGAAGGACAAAATGGACGCGTTTTGGATGGAATTTTCAATCAAAACAACACCACTGGAGGAGTTTTAAGATTCAATTTGGGGGAAATTTCTGAGGATATTATTCGTGACGGAAGACACGGATTTGAAAATGGTCTCCCGGCTGACGGTAATCCATTAGATGCTAATACAACTGAATGGGGGCGTATTACCAGAAATCAATTCTTGCTTCCAGCATTTGACAATTCCCCAGAAGCACGAGCCAATCAAGACGTAGGCTTGGATGGTTTACGCAATGAAGATGAAGCTGCGTTTTTTAGGGATCGCTTTATCAACCGCCTCAATGTTAGCCAGCAGGCCTTGCAACAAATCATTCAAGATCCTTCTGCGGATGATTTCAGGTATTACTTAGATGAGGCATTCGACAGAGAAGATGCTAAAATTTTGGAAAGGCATAAACTTTTCAACGGTATGGAAGGCAATACGCCTATTGGAGGAAATGTCAATCTTGGATTCACTCCTGCCGGTTCAAACTTACCAAATAACGAAGATCTCAACAATGACAATACCATTAATGAGTTAGAAGCTTACTACGAATATGAAATCGATTTGAGACCAGGACAGCTGGAGGTAGGAAGAAACTACGTCGTAGATAAGGTTACTACTGCACCAATCAACGGGCAACAAGTCGATTGGTATTTGTTCCGAATACCTATTAGAACACCTGATAGAGTACAAGGAGATATCAACGGGTTCAAATCAATTCGCTTTATGCGGACCTACTTGACAGATTTTGAGCAGCCAGTGGTTTTGCGTATGGCAAACTTTAGGTTGGTAGCCAGTCAGTGGCGTGTATTCCAAGAATCTTTGTTTGAAAGAGGGTTTTTCGAAATACCAGAGCCTGACAATTCAAACCTAGTTGTGGGTGTAGTCAATATTGAAGAAAATAGCCAAGGTGGACCTAACCAAAGTCCCTATGTACTTCCTCCAGGAATTGTGAGAGATCGTGATAACTTAGCAGCAGTAGAACGACAGCTTAATGAGCAGTCCCTAAGACTGTGTGTAGACAATCTTCAAGCAAGGGATGCTAGAGCTGTTTTCAAGAACACCAACTCCTTGAATTTGGTACAATATGAGCGCCTTAGGATGTTTTTCCATGCTGGTTCTCAAGATGCACAAGACGGGGAATTAACAGCTTTTTTAAGGCTGGGGACGGATTATACTGACAATTATTATGAAATAGAGGTCCCTCTTTTAATTACACCTCCCGGCACTAGAAATCCACGGGAAATCTGGCCATTGGAAAACGAAATCGATATAGCAATCTCGGAAATCGTAGGTGTTAAGGTAGCCAGAGATGCTCAACGAGTACCTTTAAATCTTGCTTTTACCCAAGATATCAGACAATATAAAGTTACTGTTGTAGGTAGACCTGAGCTCAGTTTGATTCAGGCCTCTATGATTGGGATCCGAAATCCAGGTGAAACTGGTACCGCATCGAGGTCCGTTTGCATTTGGGCTAACGAGTTACGTGCAACCGGTTTTATTCAATCCAGCGGTTGGGCTGCAAATGCTATACTAAATGCACAAATTGCAGATGTAGCGACGATTTCTACCTCCATTAGGCACAGCACAGTGGGTTTTGGAGGTTTGGAAACTAGACTTTCACAAAGAAGTCTAGCAGACATGACTCAATACGACGTTTCTGCCAATGTCAGTGTAGAAAAGCTTTTACCAGAAGGTCTTAACATGACAATCCCAATGTACGTAAGTTTGGAAAACTCCATCATGCGTCCAGAATTTGACCCACTCAATCCAGATGTACCATTAGATTTGGCCTTGACTAAGTTTGATACGGATGCTGAGCGAGCAGCTTATCGTGAGCTAGTATTGGATCAAGTTAGGAGAAGAAATATCGGTTTTTCCAATATCCGTAAAAATCGAAATCCAGAAGCAAGCGGAGCTCCCAAACCTTGGGATATTAGTAATTTTTCGGTGTCTTACGCCTATGGTTCTATACGACAAACCAATATAAATACCGAAAGCTATGTTTTTGAAACGTATGTTGGGAATGTAGCTTATGTATATCAGCCTAAACCATTGGTTTTGGAACCATTTAAGAATGCCACGTGGACTGGAGGAGATAAATTTAAACTAGTTCGAGATTTTAATGTCAATTTCGTACCGAGCTCTGTAGCAGTAAGAGCAGATTTTGATAGGCGATTTATGCGAACCCAATTCCGAAATGACCAGCTAGGAACCGAAGGGGTTGATCCATTCTTTCAGAAGAGTTTTTTTCTCAATAGAACATACAATGTCAATTGGGATTTAACCAAAAACCTTAGAGTAGACTTTTCGAGCAGAGTATTAGCTGTGATTGATGAACCCGAAGGAGATGTAGGCAGAGACATTGCGCGGGACTCCATTTTAGTCAATCTGAGAAACTTTGGCCGTCCAACCAATTATAGTCATAACCTTAATGCTAACTACAAGGTGCCTTTCGATAAGATAGAAGCTACCAACTGGATTAATGCAAATTATCGCTATGCTGCAAATTATGCTTGGCTAACAGGTGCCATTGGTCAACGAGATACTCTCGGAAACGTAATCCAAAATACACGTGAGCAAACATTGGATGGGAAACTGGATTTTGTAAAGTTATATAATAAAAATGCGAAATATCGGGCACTGAATGCACCCCGAAGACCTAGTATCCCAGGCCGCCAAACAGTCAATGCAGAGGATACGATTGGAACTCCATTCACGAGAAGGCTCATTAAATTTGTTACGATGGTGAAGGATGTCAATTTCAGGTACTCCTTGGTAGAAGGCACCTTCCTTCCTGGGTTTATGGAGAACACAGGTTTGATGGGACTTGATCGAAGTTTCCTTAATCCTGGATTGGGTTTTATCTTCGGTGCACAAAACCCTGGAGTTCGGAATGATTTTGCTGATCGTGGGATCATGGCTCCAAGTCCAGAACTCACTCAGCAGTTCCGCCAAAATATGACTAGGAACATTAATGTCAATGTATTGGCAGAACCCTTTAGAGATTTTAGAATAACGTTAGAGGCAAAAAAGAGAGAAACGGGAGAATACTCGGAGATATTTCGGGCATCGGAAGCTGTTCCAGGACAATTCAATTCTTTAAGCCCCAATCGATTGGCGGGTTACAGTATTACATATTCTATGATCCGGACAACCTTTGCACGAGATGACCGTAACAATAACTCCCCAATTTTTGATAGGTTTGCCAGTAACCGTTTCATCATTCAAGATCGATTGAATACTGCCAACCCAGGGGGTGAATTTTCTGCCAACGGCCAAGATGTTATGACATTGGCTTTTCTTTCAGCATACTCAGGAAGAGATCCTAACACCATTGAATTGAATCCTTTTCCCCAAATACCTATTCCAAACTGGCGGATAGATTATAAAGGTCTATCCAATATTCCTGCCCTTAGGGAGTATTTTTCAAGTATCAATCTATTACATGCTTACAGGTCGAGTTACGAAGTGAGTAATTTCAGCAACTCCCTACTCTATCAAGATGGGTTGGAGTTATTTAACCGCGTAAGGCAAATTCCAGGTGCCACCTTAACCAATGAGTTTGGTGAGTTTATCCCCGTGTTTATCCTCAATCAAGTAATTTTGACAGAAGGATTCTCCCCGTTAATACAAGTAGACTTGTTGACCAAAAGCAGATTAAACATCACCATGGAATACAATACTGAACGAAACCTCGGACTCAATTTCTCCAACGCTCAAATCACCGAACAAAGCAGCAGAGATTTTGGATTTGATTTAGGCTATACCAAAGCAGGCGTAAAAATTCCTTTCAAAATCCAAGGAAGACAGGAAGTATTAAAAAATGATCTTCAGGTTCGGATAAACACCCGTATAGTGGATACCCGACAAATCCAGCGAACATTAGAGGAGGGGTCTACTGTTACAAACGGAAATCTCAACTTACAAATCAAACCGACTGTGAGTTATATCATAAACCAAAATCTGAATATTCAGATTTACTTCGACAGAATTGTCAATGACCCAAGGGTTACCACTGCCTTCCGTAGAAGTTCTACGGCCTTTGGTGGACAATTACGATTTAATTTATCTCAATAG
- the ruvA gene encoding Holliday junction branch migration protein RuvA produces the protein MIAYLKGKLTYKDPTFVIIDINGVGYQVKISLQTYSKIKDEEHIMLLTFLHIKEDAHTLYGFKEETEKKLFLHLLSISGVGPNTALMILSSLDSEELEVAIIQGDVRIIQSVKGVGAKTAQRIILELKDKVGKESSLDPTNLGKGFDVSHTNLREEALQALVTLGFPKVAAEKNIASVLKKTGPNISLEELIKASLKTT, from the coding sequence ATGATCGCCTATCTGAAAGGAAAATTAACCTACAAGGATCCAACATTTGTAATCATCGATATCAATGGTGTCGGTTATCAAGTAAAAATCTCCTTGCAGACCTATTCAAAAATAAAAGATGAGGAGCATATCATGCTCCTCACTTTTTTACATATCAAAGAAGATGCACATACGCTGTATGGGTTTAAGGAAGAGACCGAAAAGAAACTTTTTTTACATTTACTATCCATATCTGGTGTCGGCCCCAATACAGCGCTAATGATTTTATCATCCTTGGATTCCGAGGAACTTGAAGTTGCTATCATTCAAGGAGATGTGCGAATCATCCAAAGCGTAAAAGGTGTCGGTGCTAAAACAGCGCAACGCATCATCTTAGAATTAAAAGACAAAGTTGGAAAAGAGTCAAGTTTAGACCCTACGAATCTTGGAAAAGGTTTTGATGTCTCGCATACGAATTTGAGGGAAGAAGCGTTACAAGCCTTGGTTACTCTTGGATTTCCAAAAGTTGCTGCCGAAAAAAATATTGCTTCCGTTCTCAAAAAAACAGGCCCAAATATTTCCTTGGAAGAATTAATTAAGGCATCTTTAAAGACAACTTAA
- a CDS encoding NADP-dependent malic enzyme: MAIKIRKEDALNYHTQGKPGKIEVVPTKPLSSQLDLALAYSPGVAEPCLEIKENKENVYKYTAKGNLVAVISNGTAVLGLGDIGPEASKPVMEGKGVLFKKFAGIDVFDIEIDEKDPKKLIQIIKSLEPTFGGVNLEDIKAPECFEIETTLKQEMKIPLMHDDQHGTAIISGAALLNALEVVNKKIEDIKLVVNGAGASAVSCTRFYMSLGVKQENIVMCDRDGAIRADREVLDDIKKEFATTRDVHTLSEALIGADVFLGLSAGNIMEPEQIQQMAENPIVFALANPNPEIAYDLAMATRDDIVMATGRSDHPNQVNNVLGFPYIFRGALDVRATSINEEMKLAAAKAIAALAKEPVPEIVNKAYGDQKLAFGRFYLIPKPFDPRLITTIAPAVAKAAMESGVAKYHIEDWEAYELELQERIGIDQRLMLRVITRAKKDPKRVVFAEADNVKILKAAQLLWTEKVATPILLGNMEKIDKIIEENGLDLTGVTIIDPFKEEEKLQQYAEILHQKRQRKGLTPRECLRLMRDRNYFGAMMVELGEADALISGLTKDYPKTILPALHVIGVKKGTDRVAGMYIMNTSKGPFFFSDTTVNVNPTADQLVEIIGLTAKGVRFFDIEPRVAVLSYSNFGSAKGEIASKTAEATIKAKEKYPNLIIEGEMQANVALNEEIQRENYPFSSLIGQKANTLIFPDLSSGNIAYKLLSELGNAEAIGPVLLGMNKPVHILQLGSSIREIVNMVAIAVVDAQSKEQL, from the coding sequence ATGGCAATAAAAATCCGTAAAGAGGACGCTCTAAATTACCACACACAAGGAAAACCCGGAAAAATTGAAGTGGTCCCAACCAAACCACTTTCCAGCCAATTGGATTTAGCTTTAGCTTATTCCCCTGGTGTCGCGGAACCTTGCTTAGAAATCAAAGAAAATAAGGAAAACGTTTATAAATATACCGCTAAAGGAAACTTAGTAGCTGTTATCTCTAATGGAACAGCTGTATTAGGTTTAGGTGATATAGGGCCTGAAGCTTCGAAGCCAGTCATGGAAGGGAAAGGTGTTTTGTTTAAAAAGTTTGCCGGTATAGATGTATTCGACATTGAAATTGATGAAAAGGATCCAAAAAAATTAATTCAGATCATCAAATCCTTGGAACCCACCTTTGGAGGTGTCAATTTAGAGGATATTAAAGCTCCTGAATGTTTCGAAATTGAAACAACATTGAAACAGGAAATGAAAATCCCGTTGATGCATGATGATCAGCACGGAACTGCCATTATATCGGGAGCGGCCTTGCTAAATGCTCTTGAAGTCGTCAACAAAAAAATCGAAGATATCAAGCTAGTAGTCAATGGTGCTGGTGCATCAGCTGTTTCTTGTACCAGATTCTATATGAGTTTAGGGGTAAAGCAAGAAAACATCGTGATGTGCGACCGTGATGGTGCTATCCGTGCTGATCGCGAAGTCTTGGATGATATCAAGAAAGAATTTGCTACCACCCGTGATGTCCATACCCTTTCTGAGGCACTGATAGGTGCAGATGTATTTCTTGGACTATCTGCAGGTAATATCATGGAGCCAGAACAAATCCAGCAAATGGCAGAAAATCCGATTGTATTTGCTTTAGCAAATCCTAATCCGGAAATAGCATATGATTTAGCGATGGCTACACGTGATGATATCGTGATGGCTACAGGTCGATCAGATCATCCTAATCAGGTAAATAATGTATTGGGATTCCCTTATATCTTTAGAGGAGCTTTGGATGTGAGAGCCACAAGTATCAATGAAGAAATGAAGTTAGCTGCCGCTAAGGCCATTGCTGCTTTGGCAAAAGAACCTGTTCCTGAGATCGTAAACAAAGCTTATGGTGATCAGAAACTAGCTTTTGGAAGGTTTTACTTAATTCCAAAGCCATTCGATCCGCGTTTGATAACTACGATTGCCCCTGCTGTCGCAAAAGCAGCCATGGAATCTGGGGTTGCCAAATATCATATAGAAGATTGGGAGGCTTATGAATTGGAATTGCAAGAGCGGATCGGTATTGATCAACGATTGATGCTCCGTGTGATTACCCGGGCCAAAAAGGATCCGAAACGCGTCGTATTTGCAGAAGCCGATAATGTTAAAATACTCAAAGCCGCTCAATTACTTTGGACAGAAAAAGTGGCAACTCCTATCCTATTGGGAAATATGGAGAAAATCGATAAGATCATCGAAGAAAATGGATTAGATCTGACAGGCGTAACCATCATTGATCCATTCAAAGAAGAGGAAAAGCTTCAACAATATGCTGAAATTCTGCATCAAAAGCGTCAAAGAAAAGGCTTAACTCCTCGTGAGTGTTTACGCCTGATGAGGGATCGGAACTATTTTGGAGCAATGATGGTGGAATTAGGAGAAGCAGATGCGTTGATTTCAGGGTTGACCAAAGATTACCCAAAAACTATTCTCCCTGCACTCCATGTAATTGGCGTGAAAAAAGGAACAGACCGTGTCGCGGGGATGTACATTATGAACACCTCCAAAGGTCCTTTCTTCTTCTCCGATACGACTGTTAATGTAAACCCCACTGCGGATCAATTGGTAGAGATTATTGGATTGACCGCCAAAGGAGTACGATTCTTTGACATAGAGCCAAGAGTTGCTGTTTTATCTTATTCAAACTTTGGGTCTGCCAAAGGTGAAATTGCCAGCAAAACGGCAGAAGCTACTATAAAGGCCAAGGAAAAATATCCAAACCTCATCATTGAGGGAGAAATGCAAGCAAACGTTGCCCTCAATGAAGAAATTCAACGGGAAAACTATCCTTTCTCTTCTTTGATCGGTCAAAAAGCTAATACGTTGATTTTTCCTGATTTAAGTTCTGGAAACATTGCATACAAGCTACTTTCTGAATTAGGAAATGCAGAGGCAATTGGTCCAGTACTCTTGGGAATGAACAAACCTGTTCATATATTACAGCTCGGTAGCTCTATCCGTGAAATTGTTAACATGGTGGCTATCGCAGTTGTAGATGCACAAAGCAAAGAACAATTATGA
- a CDS encoding DUF4837 family protein, with protein sequence MKKILNLTSVLCLLLLIGMFSACDSNDEEGSSSTKPKARGAIGEIILAIDSAKWQGPVGQALREVFMEDQKGLIRDEYIFDIRKVDPRGMTRILRMATNIIYVTTFDDRSSASQSINATFSKEAKEKAAADPTLYMLRSKDEFAQGQEVVYLFGRDEESLIKNIRENKSRLQNLFQVRERGRLEKLLLARKNSAAKVAGRDLGLEVNVPASYQIAKAENNFLWLRQPTPRSDKPDISMFFYSTDYTSEDQVFPENVLALRESITKQHIFGDPSNRNSYIVTERVDPSPAFNNFKINDNFAVEIRGGWKTNNLSMGGSFLGYLLVDNEKGKMYYMEGFVYYPNEAHREAIREIETILLATEITSQMNQE encoded by the coding sequence ATGAAAAAAATTCTTAATTTAACTAGTGTTTTATGCCTACTGCTATTGATAGGTATGTTTAGTGCCTGTGATTCCAATGATGAAGAAGGATCTTCCTCAACCAAGCCAAAAGCTAGAGGGGCAATTGGGGAGATCATTTTGGCTATTGATTCTGCTAAATGGCAAGGACCTGTAGGTCAGGCATTGCGTGAAGTCTTCATGGAAGATCAAAAAGGGCTCATCCGAGACGAATATATTTTCGATATTCGAAAAGTAGATCCGCGTGGGATGACCCGTATCCTTCGAATGGCAACTAATATCATATACGTTACCACTTTTGATGATAGAAGTTCGGCAAGCCAAAGTATCAATGCTACCTTTTCAAAGGAAGCGAAGGAAAAAGCAGCTGCTGATCCAACCTTATACATGCTCAGAAGCAAGGATGAATTTGCACAAGGACAAGAAGTAGTTTACCTTTTTGGAAGAGACGAGGAAAGTTTGATCAAAAACATCCGTGAAAACAAGTCAAGACTTCAAAATCTATTTCAAGTCAGAGAACGAGGGCGCTTAGAAAAGCTTTTATTGGCACGCAAAAACTCCGCCGCCAAGGTAGCTGGTAGAGACTTAGGCTTGGAAGTGAATGTTCCAGCCTCGTATCAAATAGCCAAAGCAGAAAATAATTTTTTATGGCTAAGGCAACCTACTCCCCGTTCGGATAAACCCGATATCAGTATGTTTTTTTACAGTACCGATTATACCTCTGAGGATCAAGTGTTTCCTGAAAATGTACTAGCGCTCAGAGAAAGTATTACCAAACAGCACATCTTTGGAGATCCAAGCAATCGCAACTCATACATTGTCACTGAGCGGGTAGACCCTAGTCCTGCATTTAATAACTTCAAAATAAATGATAATTTTGCGGTCGAAATTAGAGGAGGTTGGAAGACCAACAATCTAAGCATGGGAGGATCTTTCCTAGGTTATTTGTTGGTCGACAATGAAAAAGGAAAAATGTACTACATGGAAGGCTTTGTGTATTATCCAAATGAAGCGCATAGAGAAGCTATCCGTGAAATAGAAACCATATTACTCGCAACAGAAATCACGAGTCAGATGAATCAAGAATAG